The nucleotide window TAGGCAACCATTTCATCTCTCCTGGGATCTACCCATCCCTCTTACCTCAGCTTTCAGAAGTCcattaaaaatctgttttgtttaGAGTATGCTTAGGCTTGCTATTATCTTGGAATTTTATGGTAAATCCTGCCTGAAAGTGAATCCTTGGCTTTGAGGTCAGGGCACAGTGAAATGAGGAATGGGGAAAATCTCTTCAATGGTTTTGCCAAAATGAACTCATTTGTGCAGTGGAGAAAGTTATGTGGGGAACTCAAGTCTGCTTTTTAAATGCAGGGGAGCCCTTAGAAATAAGCCTAAATAAGTTAAACTTATTTAAagttattatttaaatttatttataagtTAAATAGCTCTTGCTTCTTCAGAGGTTTCAATTCTTTGTtcttggagctgcagctggtaATTTTACCTCTCCACACTTTTCTCTCCCAGCATCTCCTCACTTCTCCTCCTGTCACTGTTCTTTGgagtcaggagctgctgcacagaACCTGCTCTCACTGACAGACACCCCTGGCTTTGTCCAGCCAGGTGATGGCAGAATTTTGAGGGAGAACCTCAGCATCACAGGACAGGTGAGAACACACAGAACTTGTTACACGTGTGCCCCAGCCATTATTCTGTTTATATTCATGTAGGCTAGCCTGTTCTCTAAACTGCAGACAATGAGTACTTTTAAAAGACCCTAAAAGCAtaattaggttttttttttttgttaatctTGTTCTAGGGTCATGTTTTGTTGATGAATGTGGTAATTTCCTTTTGCAAAGAGAAAACTGTTGTTTTGGATCTGATAACACCAAAAACTGTTTGTACTTTGACATTTTCACAACACCCAAAAGAATTATTGGGCTTTATTTAACTTAAACCTCTGAGAATAAAAATCTGACAGCAACAGGAGTGATTTGATTTTGCATGGAGGAGATAATTCATTTATAGCCACACAATTAATGCAGTGAACATTgaatttctctttcctctcGAAGAAAAGCAGTGTTACATATTACTTTGGGATTTAGGAGAGTaactgttaggaaaaaaaaggagaaaaaaacttATTTTAACCTGCTTAATTACTGCACACTAGAGGGCACTTGAGGTAGAGCAAACAATATTTGCACAGCTCCTGTGACTGAGCCAGCTCCTGACGCTCACAAGGCAGAGTGAAAACCCACAGCGAAAGATGAACTCCCCAAATTGCATCCTGTACAACTTGCACTAATGtacaacagaaaaataatggTTGAACGCCTTGCTGGATATAATTTCCTTTTGTCTTTCTCCTAGTGTTTGATGTACTAAAGGAATAATTGTTTTTCTAACAGCCAACCTGACAGCAACTAGTCAAAATTGCAAACAGTGCCCGAGGAATAATAAAACCTGATAATGCAGTGTTATTTTTATGCACTCCCTAATATCACTGGTGCAAAAGGTACACAAATTAGTAGTTGGGGGGGTTGTATTTTATAATCTCTGGAGAGTGGAAGTGGCTCAGGGTTAGTTGTGTTTTATAGTGCTAAATGAAGTGTTGGGGATGGCAAAGGATGTGCTAAGGGCCCacgagcccagggctgctgctgggttcAACTTTTGTTTCTGTCTGACAGAACACACTTTTCCTTGGGCTGGAGGAGGAATTTGAATGGTTATAGGAATTTGTTTGTCCAGTCAAAGCATAACTAACTTCAAAATCAATGCATGTTTCTCCTCACATCTCAACTAACAAGGGAATAGAGTTGGATCAGATTCTCAGAAGGCCCAGAGTCAAAAGCAAAGGGTTTTGGGTGGTTGAGAATCACTTCTGTCACTTAcagcttctgctgctctttcttcAGTGGGGCTTTCCAAGCTTTCTGTTCCAGTGCTGGATATTGAATTTTAACCATGTGTGATCCCTGAAGGAGTCTGGCATTCCTTTGCATATCCCTCACTTCAGTCTCTCAGGGTTTCTAGCCTTGCCTGTTCAAATGTAAACACAAATTtctttcagagggaaaaaaaattgaaaccaAACCTATCCCAACCCTGTACCTTTATCTCAGAGGCTGCTTGTATCATTTCCCTTGTTTTAATCTATAGGATCACTTGTAAGCATTatataatggatttttttttcaagttacaGATGTCTTCAGTGACTTCCCAAACACAGGAGATCATTATTTTTCCTGATAACCAACTTGTGATAACTGTATGCAAGCAGGCTTTAAAGGTTACAAGACAGTGATAAGAACCTATGTTCTAAAGGTAATTATGTTtgtgtgctggcacagggagctgatAAAAGTGCATATTTTATACAGAAATGTGCTGGACTTAAGGTAACTTCTTGTTTCTTCTTATTTCATGTCATGAAATGTCAATTCTAGCATACAAAGCAAATATCAATTCTAGCATACAAAGCAAATTAAATTAAGGAATAATCCTTCATGCAATTTGAGCAAAAGGTGCCAATGATGTAGAGTGGGTATTGCCTAAGAAAACAGCATTTAATGTGTAAAAAGCTTTATTGCAACAATGGCAGGTGATGCCACTAGTCCATAAACTTGCTTTAGTAACTTTCAAATCAGTTATTAATTTCTTATTACTTTGAAGTGGCATTTTAGTGGCAATCCCTGTAAGCAAAAGTAGCTTGCAGTAAAGTCATTTATCTTGATCAAGCAATTCACTCTGGACTCATTAATTGCATGTAATTTTGGATCAGGCTCCATTTTACATATTAAAAACTGAAATCAGCTACTGATGCTTTGAGGGAAATATCTCACTGGTAGGTGATCTGATGGGAATAAAATGTGAATATCAGGAATTAGCACGGTagtttcttttcccctctcaaGCCCCGACTTTGGCATTGTCATTTAAATGAGATGACCCCAAACAGTGACTCCAGCAGTAACCCTGGCaaggctgtgctgtggctgagtTGCCCCTGAAGAGTTCATTTCAAGCCACTTCTGCTGGATATTTTTGAGCAGTAAGGTCTAAAGTCTCTGTCTTCAGGAAACAGCTGATTGCACTGCTGAGGAACAAAGAATTAAATGATAATCAACAACTGTTTTCACATAACCGAGAAAGTGAGAGAAGATGGTGGAATTCCATTATGCCACATGTTTTAGGTGACAGATACTTCCTGTCTGTATATGCATGGGAACTCACACAGGGGTTTTAATCCTTCTTACTCATAAAAGCAAAGCAATATAGAAGTAAATTTCCCAGTTCTCTTCCAAGCTGAGgtgaattttttcccaattctcCATCACAACCAgtcaaaaaaccaaacaaaagcaaccccaaaaaactaaaacccatctaaaagaaaaaaaccaaatacacaactccccccccccccaaaaaaaaaccaaccaagcaaaaaaaagtGACCAAGAGATACCATAAATCCAAGATGAAAAATAACcccacaacaacaaaaccaacaaccaaCCCATACCACAAGCCAATACATTTTGTAAATAAtcttgtttggttggttgtttttttcccctgatccCAAAATTTAATATGAAAAATTGCATTCCAGTTTGATCCAGGGTGAGATTTAATCATATGCATTTTGCAGATGACTTCTTTCTTCAGTACAGTCATTAAACTAAAAATCTTCATCCCATTGCAACTGGAGtcagagctgcttttttgcttaaaaaatgAAATGGCCATTTAGAAGATAGAGGAATAATCTTCcttataatatttatttaagagGAAACAATTTCTAGCCAGCATATTCATCAGTGTAATGCAgtagtgtgtgtatatatagatCTCTCACTATGATAAATATCATTAAATCATTTCATCTGGATAGGATGCAGAAAGCTGCAAATGTTCCTTTGCTATTCCAAGCttatttttacattaattttaatCTATACACTTCTTCCTGTCAAGATTTACTCCATCATCTGCAAGGCTTTCCAGCAGGGGAATCCATGGATGGCATAATCCATTTTAACAAGACACTTACCATCTTCTCCCACAACCTGAAGATGAAAGAGTGCAGCTTTTGCCCTGATAATTTCCAATTGCAAGAAAGGTCACGTAGAACAAATGGCACAAGTCAAAGGttgaaatcaaaacaaaaaactcaaCTTTTAAGCTGCACTTGGAGGTACAACCTCTACCATTAGCTTTCTTCCCACACACTGCTGTGCTGCCTATTTAAAGCAAGGACATGAGGGCTCTTTTTAGGAAGAACTTTTATTCTTGGTTGCTTCCTTTAGGtgttttaaatggaaattaaaacaaGGTGTGCTACCACTCTTACTGAAATCTAAAAGAAGTTTCAAAACTGGCAATAATTCCCTGGAGTAAAGCCAGGTTGAGCATCCTCACACTTCCCTTGTGACAAGATCTGTATTTTCACTGCGTTGTTCGGTTGGTGGAACGATGGGGGAGAAAAACGCTCCTTGCCTCAACAGAACCCCAGGTAAAAGGAAACCACATTTCTGATCTTATCTATTGCACTGCCAAGTGTTTTGTATTTCCCTCAAGGCTCTCTGCCTGCTTCAAGTATTGGGTATTTTCATATCCATCCTCCTCCAAGCAATCCTCCCAGGCTCACAGCTCTGAAGGTAAGCGCTTGGGCTGAGGGAAACAAAGCCATAGTTAGATGTTTCCTCATTGACCTTGAAAAATGGCACATTCTGGGTGCATTTTGCTACATTCCCATGAGGCTGAGACTTTTCAGAAGGAGGATTTGTGCAAGCAGAAATGCACCTGTTGTCTCCACTAGCTTGCATTTAGTCAAGATAAAGCCGAGCAGGTAAGAGCTACACAGGGAGGGTCTCATGCGCTGTCATGCACTCATAGGATCAGCATGGAAAATAAGATTAACAATCATGGAACTAAATTATATGGTATTCTTACTGTACAGAAGAATATTAGGGTCCACTTTCTGCAATCCTAGGTAGATCTTCAACAGAGTAGTCATCTTATCTTTTGGTTAAGGTGGAGAGGTTTGCAGGTGATCTGAAGGAGGTTCAGGTGACCAgccctttaaaaataaagttgagCAATGAACCTGGTTTGTTAATATAGAACCACACAGCACGGTCATTTCTACCACACCATCGTACTGGTCatggagagctggagaaggatggAATTGATGGCGATTAAACTTCCCCAACAGCACCAGCTCAGTGTGGAACCAGCCCTCTATTTTTAGAGTCCCTGCCTGCACCTGACCTTGTGCTCTTACCCCTTCCCTTCCAGCAAACATCAGACTTGGGGAGGATTCAGAGCTAGGATGtattataaaaaataatacatttaatCTGCTAACAGATAATCCATGCAACACGACAAGGAGAAAAGCTCGATGGATGAGGaaggtgggcaggggctggcagtggcctGTCCCCCGCGGGGTGCTGGCCGTGCTGTTTGCCTGCCCCGGACGGGACGAGCCCGCTCCAGCTCCGCAAAGCCCAAGGCAGGTGGCGATGCCCGGTGCTCCAGCAGCGGGGCCGTGCGGGATCCCGGCGCTGTCGGTCACAAAGAGCATTTGGGGACGGGCCCAGGGTCAAGGACTTACTGCGCGCTGCCGCCTCCATCCTCGCCTGCCGCTGCCCCGGGGCCACCGAGGCTGCGAGAGCCCCGAGCCGCCCGCAGCTCCCGGGGGCGTGTTGGGAAAAGCGTTTTTCAAGGatgccctccctgtccccagggcgcCCGCCCGCAGCGCTGTCGCACGGAGACGAGCGGCTGCCCGCGGCCCATCGGGTGCTGCCGCATCCCCTCCGCATCCCTCTCCCTGCGGGCATCACCCCAAAGGACGGCAACGGGAGAACGGGGGGGGCTCCTCCTCGCCGCCGCTCCGGGCACGTCCCAGCCCCGGCGGGCGCGTCCCCGGTGGCCCCGCTccgggcccggcccccccgccccgggcccgcccggTGCCCACCCCCGCTCGCCCTCATCCCTCCGTCCCTCCCTCCGTCCctccctctctccgtctctccgGGCGGCCGGAGGAGATGCCCCGGCGCGGAGTTGGCGGCCCGGGCGCCCGGCAGGAGCGCGGGGAgcgagcggcgccgccgccccTGGAAAAGTTGTGTGCCTGCCGGGGGGAAGGCGGGCAgcggagggagggggaaaaccACCACCCCAAAGTGCTTACACGAATTTCCCAGCGCTAGACCTGCCTCCGAGATCAGCCCAATAAGAGCTGTCAGGGGAGGCTCCCGGCTCACTTTTCCACATCGCTTCACAGTTACGTTTGGCAGGCAGGCGGGCACGGTAGCGCGCTCAGCCCCGGAATTAGCGGATTTATTTGGAATatcc belongs to Agelaius phoeniceus isolate bAgePho1 chromosome 12, bAgePho1.hap1, whole genome shotgun sequence and includes:
- the LOC129125369 gene encoding uncharacterized protein LOC129125369: MRASGGGHRAGPGRGGRARSGATGDAPAGAGTCPERRRGGAPPVLPLPSFGVMPAGRGMRRGCGSTRWAAGSRSSPCDSAAGGRPGDREGILEKRFSQHAPGSCGRLGALAASVAPGQRQARMEAAARSKSLTLGPSPNALCDRQRRDPARPRCWSTGHRHLPWALRSWSGLVPSGAGKQHGQHPAGDRPLPAPAHLPHPSSFSPCRVAWIIC